Proteins found in one Triticum urartu cultivar G1812 chromosome 4, Tu2.1, whole genome shotgun sequence genomic segment:
- the LOC125553977 gene encoding protein STRICTOSIDINE SYNTHASE-LIKE 13-like, with translation MEEKKPRRQGAAGRDGIVQYPHLFIAALALALVLMDPFHLGPLAGIDYRPVKHELAPYREVMQRWPRDNGSRLRLGRLEFVNEVFGPESIEFDRQGRGPYAGLADGRVVRWMGDKAGWETFAVMNPDWSEKVCANGVESTTKKQHGKEKWCGRPLGLRFHRETGELFIADAYYGLMAVGESGGVATSLAREAGGDPVHFANDLDIHMNGSIFFTDTSTRYSRKDHLNILLEGEGTGRLLRYDRETGAVHVVLNGLVFPNGVQISQDQQFLLFSETTNCRIMRYWLEGPRAGQVEVFANLPGFPDNVRLNSKGQFWVAIDCCRTPTQEVFARWPWLRTAYFKIPVSMKTLGKMVSMKMYTLLALLDGEGNVVEVLEDRGGEVMKLVSEVREVDRRLWIGTVAHNHIATIPYPLD, from the exons ATGGAAGAGAAGAAGCCGCGGCGGCAGGGAGCCGCAGGACGCGATGGCATCGTGCAGTACCCTCACCTCTTCATCGCGGCCCTGGCGCTGGCCCTGGTCCTCATGGACCCCTTCCACCTCGGCCCGCTGGCCGGGATCGACTACCGGCCGGTGAAGCACGAGCTGGCGCCGTACAGGGAGGTCATGCAGCGCTGGCCGAGGGACAACGGCAGCCGCCTCAGGCTCGGCAGGCTCGAGTTCGTCAACGAGGTGTTCGGGCCGGAGTCCATCGAGTTCGACCGCCAGGGCCGCGGGCCCTACGCCGGGCTCGCCGACGGCCGCGTCGTGCGGTGGATGGGGGACAAGGCCGGGTGGGAGACGTTCGCCGTCATGAATCCTGACTG GTCGGAGAAAGTTTGTGCTAACGGAGTGGAGTCGACGACGAAGAAGCAGCACGGGAAGGAGAAGTGGTGCGGCCGGCCTCTCGGGCTGAGGTTCCACAGGGAGACCGGCGAGCTCTTCATCGCCGACGCGTACTATGGGCTCATGGCCGTTGGCGAAAGCGGCGGCGTGGCGACCTCCCTGGCGAGGGAGGCCGGCGGGGACCCGGTCCACTTCGCCAACGACCTCGACATCCACATGAACGGCTCGATATTCTTCACCGACACGAGCACGAGATACAGCAGAAA GGACCATTTGAACATTTTGCTGGAAGGAGAAGGCACAGGGAGGCTGCTGAGATATGACCGAGAAACCGGTGCCGTTCATGTCGTGCTCAACGGGCTGGTCTTCCCAAACGGCGTGCAGATCTCACAGGACCAGCAATTTCTCCTCTTCTCCGAGACAACAAACTGCAG GATCATGAGGTACTGGCTGGAAGGTCCAAGAGCGGGCCAGGTGGAGGTGTTCGCGAACCTGCCGGGGTTCCCCGACAACGTGCGCTTGAACAGCAAGGGGCAGTTCTGGGTGGCGATCGACTGCTGCCGGACGCCGACGCAGGAGGTGTTCGCGCGGTGGCCGTGGCTGCGGACCGCCTACTTCAAGATCCCGGTGTCGATGAAGACGCTGGGGAAGATGGTGAGCATGAAGATGTACACGCTTCTCGCGCTCCTCGACGGCGAGGGCAACGTGGTCGAGGTACTCGAGGACCGGGGCGGCGAGGTGATGAAGCTGGTGAGCGAGGTGAGGGAGGTGGACCGGAGGCTGTGGATCGGGACCGTTGCGCACAACCACATCGCCACGATCCCTTACCCGTTGGACTAG